CAATTATAATAATATGTTCGAAGGATTGTTTTGCCCATGGAAAGTTCCTCGGACAGTTTGCAGTAATCGATTCGGATAGAGTTGTTTTTTAAGATTTTATCAAGGTATCCCCCATCAATGAAAATAGCGATTTTCACAGGAACCTCCTGTTTTATAAAAAAACCCTCGTCCGGCTAGAACGAGGGTGAGTATAAAACCTCTCACGTCCTTGATGAACGTAAGGGCGGATGCTCGCATCAGTGGTTGTGGGTTGTGACGTTACTATCGTAGAAATGCATCTGTCAAGAGATTTTTTGTATCATCAATAGCCATCCCGGGCACATCCCCTGTCTAGCGTGCGTCAGTGCATCCCTAGAAGCAATCCTGCCGGTGAAGTCCACACATTTCCGGGGGTAAGCAGGTAGATCACATTGCCTGCTTTTTTTGTTTGCCACCCCGGAGAGGGGCGGAGTGGCTGCTTCCTTCCGGCGGAGTCTTCCTCCTCTTTTTTGGATGGTCGGAACCGGAGTCTCCGAGCATTTCGCATTTCCTTACAACGTATTGCCAGGCTCAGGGTGTCCGGTCAAAATGGGGGCTAGTCCAGGCATAAGCAAGGTGCAAATAGAAAAAAAGAAGGGCTTGCCTGTTCATCGCTGAACCTGTAAGCCCTTGTATTTTTTTTGGTGCCGGAGCTCGGAATCGAACCGAGATGGGATTGCTCCCGGGGGATTTTGAGTCCCCTGCGTCTACCAGTTCCACCACTCCGGCAAGAAGTCCCGAGTATATCGACGGCGTTGGTTTTGTCAAGAATTTTATATTGACAGGGGGCGGGATGCTGTGCTAGCTAACCCGTCTGTTCGTTACGACATTCCGGGGCTGTAGCTCAGTTGGGAGAGCGCTTGAATGGCATTCAAGAGGTCGTCGGTTCGATCCCGTCCAGCTCCACCAGTATGCGTGAAGGGGACAGGCAGGTTGCCTGTCCCCTTTTTTCATGTGTGCGCCCGGCAGGGCGCCCCCACTTGGCGGTGCAAGTCCGCTACTCGCCCGGCAAGGGGAACGATGAGCCCGACGGCACGGGTGTATCCGTCACGCTCTCCCCCGGTGCTTTCCGTTCACAGGATTCCGTGCATTTTCAGAAGCCGGGTGGCGATGTTGAAATAGATGATAATGCCTCCTACGTCGGCAATGGACGTTATCAGGGGCACGCTTGCCGTGGCCGGGTCTATGTTGAACCTGGTCAGCAGACAGGGCAACAGGCAGCCCACCAGGCTTCCGAAGAGTACCACCGCCATCATGGTAAGGGCCACCACCAGGGCCACCTCGGGCCCGGACCTGAAGACGCCCACGAAGGACACCGCCAGGGCCATGCCGAGGCCCAGGAGGAGGGCGATGCCCACCTCTCTGCCCAGGAGGGTGACCCAATCCTTTGTTTTAACGTCCCCCGTAGCCAGGGCGCGCACCATCAGCGTGGCTGACTGAGCACCGGCGTTACCTCCGCTTGCGATGAGGAGCGGCATGAAGAAAACCAGTGCCACGACCGCCCGGATGGTGTCTTCGAAATAGGCGATTCCCGCTCCTGAAAGGAGGTTGACGAAAACCAGCGCCAGCAGCCAGGGAAAACGCTTCTGGATAAGAAGCCACGATCCGGCTTCCATGAAGCTGGTTTCCGTGAGCTTTTCACCGATCCCCGAAATGGAGCCCATGCGGTGAAAGTCCTCGGTAGCTTCTTCTTCGATGATGTCCTGCACGTCATCGAAGGTGACGATTCCCACGAGCCTGTCATCACCGTTTAAGATGGGCATTGCAATGAGGTCATACTTGGCCATGATGTCCGCCGTATCCTCATCGTTGTCCGTGGCCCGGCCGAAAATCGGCTCGCTGATCATGATGTCCTTCACCGGGGCGCCCGGTGATGCCATCACCAGATCCCGCAACGACACCACCCCCAGAAGCTTCCTGTCAGTATCAATGACATAGGAGTGGTAGATTGTTTCCTTGTCGGGCGCCTCCCTGCGGAGTTTGTCCAATGCCCCCGCGGCGGTAAGATCGGGCTCCAGGGTGCAGTAATCGGAGGTCATGACGGCGCCGGCCGTCCCTTCCGGGTAGGACGCGAGCTTGTGGATATCCTCGCGCTCTACCTGCGCGAGGGCCGGGAGAATGTCGTCCCGTTGCTCCGGCGTGAGCCGGTTGAACAGGTCTGCGCGCTCGTCATGGGACATGGCGCCTATAATGGCGGCCAGTTCGTGGCGGCTCATTGTCGTGGCCATGCGGGCTTCGAACCGGGCCGGAATATAGTTGAATATCTCGACCTGTGACGTGATGTCCAGAATTCTCAGAAAGGCGCAGGCACGTTCAGGAGAATAGGATTCAAAGATATGGGCCGCGTCGGCGGGATGGACGGAGGCGAAGAAATCACGCAACGATTCCCTGTCGCCTGCTTCCAGGTACGCTTCGAGCTGTTCCGTCAGGGCGTCGTGGCTGGCGTCGTCCCCGGCGAGGGCCGCTTCCAGAAGTTCTTTTAATTCATTAAGGATGGTGTCCGGCATGATCCACCTCGTGTAGTGACCGCCCACTATGGACGGTCACGGGTGGATCGGCGGGCGTCAGGTCACGCCCTGGTCCACGGGGCTGACCAGCCACAGGGGCAGGGGTAGCGCAGCGGTTTCGTCGCGCTTTATTTCCGGGCATCTACTACTCGGAATGTCCACGGTTCTGCTGTAATCCTCTGTTCGATGTTGTTCGGAAAACTCACGGTCCTTACCGTGTGATGAGCCTAATATAGCATAAATATACTCGTGTCAAGACCACGGACCGGAAAAAATGTTCGGTTCCCGTTCGCGGCATCAAAAACCGGATCGGTGTTGCCAGAAGCTTTGCATCCGTGAGAGCTCCCTGCCGGTTTTTATGTCGACAATCCTGTGCAGGAACGAAAGGGAGTCGCCGCCTTCCGTCATCTGTGCCTGGGAGGTGAGGGCATCACCTTCCAGGGCCTCCGCGATAAACAGGGCATTGATTTCTTTGAGGAAGAAGGTGTCTGCCGTTTCCGGTGGGGCGGTATCCAGCGCCCATTGAATAAAAACGGCGTTGTTGGCGTGGCGGTTCACGTCAAGATCGTGCCTCCTGACGGGGAAGGTGATTTCCCGGTCGACCCGTTTCGGATGCGGGGGGGATGGAACGGCCCAGGATATTGCCCGGCCGTTTTCTCTGTGATGCAGATTTCTGTCGAGCCGGAGGGGTTTTCTCGATTGCAGGTTGATGAGAACCCAAGAACTCCTGGCATGCATGATCCGGTTCCCCGAGTCGTCTTCCATCTCATATTCCCGCAGCTCATAGAGCCGTCGGTGGGAATGCCGCCACGTACTTATCCGGATCGATTCGCCGTGGGCAGGATGGCGCTTTACGGTCAGATGGTACTGGCGCAGGACCCAGCCGAGATTCAGCACCATGAGGTCCGCTGCCGATACGCCGAGCCGGACGGCGTGGTCAGCGGCCGCATCCTGGAGGAAGTCAAAGGCAGAGCCGACTTTCAGCCTGCCGTCAGGGCCTGTTTCCGAATAGCCGATGCTGCGATTTACTGTGAATATGGTTTCTGGCATGGATTGAGCGCGTCCGGTTCATCATCGTTACTTGAAGAGATTTTTCAAGCCTTGTTTTATGTCCCGCAGTTTCTCCGCCGCTTCTTCACGTATCCCGGCGGTTGCTTCTCCGGCACTTTCAAGAATGTCCTTTCCCCGCTGTTCCAGTTCACCGAGCTTTTCCCTGAAGACCCGGGAATGTTCCCCGGCCGAACGGGAGAGCGTGTCGTACACCAGGTCATAGGTTTCCCGGACCGCCTCTTCGGGGCGTTTTCCTCCTTTCCCGGTGCTGATATCGGTCAACCGCCGGTTGGGAATAGGGACCGTGGCGAGTTGTTTCCCCGCGGCGACAAGAACGAGAGAGCTGTTCCGCAGAACAACCTTTTTGATGGTGACATTCCTCCCCGTTTCCTTCTTTCTGTCGGGACCCGGCGGTTTTCCCCCCGCTGCCGGCTGTGTGAACCCTTCCACGTAGGTTTGCATGTTACGTATGATCTGTCGATGATTGTTTCCGAGTACGCCTTCCCAGGTAATGGAAGCTCCGTCGACAATAACCTCTTCGATAACGATGACCTTTTTCAAAAGGGATGCCATCGAGATCCTCACCGTGATGTCCCGCACGAACAGGGATCGGTTTGCATTGAAACCCTGGGGGGTGCCGAGGGTCAGGGATTTGAGTTCGATCGCTCCTGAAAACGGAGCGATCGAAACCGAATTGACCTCGACACTCACGCCGGTTATCTCCGGACCGACAACCTCGATGGCTTTGTGGATGATTTTGTCCAGCATGACATACACGGTGGCCAGGGTACCCCCGGCGACTATAACCACTACAAGAATAATGGTGATCAGGGCTTTCTTCACGGGTTCACTCTCCACAAAAGCACTATACACTGTAGGATCGTCACGTTCAAATAATTCATGCCTCATACCGGTGCGGGATTCTGCGGCACGTCGTTATTGAAGCGGCTCCGGCCGAGAGGCGGCACACCACGATGTCCGGCGATTTCGGCTCCGATGCTGCGTGGTGGTGGATTACCGGGAACGGGTCACACCTTGACAAATGACGAGATTATTTATAAAAAAGAATACTGGTATGGCTCATGGTCAATGTTCAGGGACTGATATGGACGATCATATTCGCAAGGCGCTCCTGGCGGGGTCCTGGTATCCGGCCTCATCCCGCGAGCTGCAACGACGGATCGAGGAATATGCCGGCAGTGTCTCTATGCCTGCGCTGTCGGAAAAGGACGATCTGCTTGCCGTAATAACACCCCATGCGGGCCTGTCCTATTCGGGCAGGGTTGCCGCTGCAGCCTGGACGTTTGCCGCCCGGGCGGCCCCTGACGCGATAATCCTCATAGGCATAAGCCACAGACAGCCCTTCAGGGGCGCCACCGTGTATGGCGGCGCCGGTTACGAGTCTCCTCTGGGGGTGCTGCCTGTTGACAGGGAACTGGCGGGCCTTCTGCTTGATCGTGGTGACGTTGATCTGATCTCACGGGGCTTTGATGAAAGGAATCCGGAAAACTCGATAGAATTGCAGGTTCCCTTCATCCAGATCCTTCTTCCGGGTCTGTCCTTCGTGCCGGTTACCGTGGGGTCCCAGGATCCGAGAGTATGCGATGCCGTCGCGTCGGCGATAATCGCTTCAGTGAAGAGGGAAAATCGGAAGGTACTGGTCGCCGCAAGCTCTGACTTTTCTCACTTTCACCGGTACGACGGGGCTGTGAAAATGGACCTGGCGACGCTGGATTTCATAAAGAAAATGGATGCCCCCGGTCTGCACGACGCGATTGAGCGAGGGGCATCGGAAGCCTGTGGCTACGGTCCCATACGGATAGCCATGACTGTTGCCGAGGCGTGGGGCTGTAACAGCGTACAGGTGCTGCAATACGAAAACTCCGGCGATGTGACGGGCGACAGATCGGGCGTCGTAGGCTACGCTGCCGTGGCGCTGATGAAGAGTGCGGAACAGGAGTTGAAGAACAGGGAACTGTCCGAGGACGAAGAGAATGAACTGATCAACATCGCCCGGGAAAGTATCGGCCATGCCCTGGCGGGTCGAAAGTTTTCCGCAAACCAGGCCATGGGGGAGCGTCTTCGTGAACCACGGGGCGCGTTCGTTACCCTGAAGCAACGGGGAACCTTGCGAGGGTGTATCGGCTACATCCATCCCGTGAAGCCTCTCTGCAAAACGGTGGCGGATGCGGCCCGGGCGGCTGCCTTTGACGATCCCCGGTTTGCATCGCTGACCCCGGAAGAATTCGAAAACATGGATATCGAGATATCGGTATTGGAGCCCCTGCGGAAGATCAGCACTATCGATGAAATAGAGCCCGGCCGACATGGCCTGTATATTACCAGGGGTTCCCGTTCGGGCCTGTTGCTGCCGCAGGTGGCCCGTGATCATCGCTGGGACACCATCACTTTTTTAGAAGAAACCTGTATCAAGGCGGGCCTCCCCCCGGACTCCTGGAGGGACAGTGACACGGAGATATACCTTTTCTGCGCCCGGGTCATAGGAAAGGGTCGCTGACAGGATTGCGAACCTCGCCGACTGTTCCTTATCGGAAAAAATCGTAACACAGCAACGGACACAATAAAATACTTGACAAATAGAGTGAGAAAAATTAGATTCCCTCTTTGCCTCGGTTTGTGTGATTGAGTCGTGCCTGTGGTGCGGCGTTTTCTTTTGGATATCAGGGCGTTATCGGCTGGCGTAGCTCAACAGGTAGAGCAGCTGATTTGTAATCAGCAGGTCGCGGGTTCGAATCCCATCGCCAGCTCCATTTAAAGCAACCCTTGATGTGGAGGGGTTCCCGAGCGGCCAAAGGGAGCAGACTGTAAATCTGCCGGCGGAGCCTACGGAGGTTCGAATCCTCCCCCCTCCACCATATTTTTAAAATGCGGTACGTGTTTGAGGCGGGAGTAGCTCAGTGGCTAGAGCGTCAGCCTTCCAAGCTGAGGGTCGCGGGTTCGAATCCCGTTTCCCGCTCCAGGAAACCATCGAGGAACGGCCCACGCAGTTCCCCGTGTTTTTTTGATGGTAACAGGCCCACGTAGCTCAGTCGGTAGAGCACATCCTTGGTAAGGATGAGGTCACCAGTTCAATCCTGGTCGTGGGCTCCATTCTCGTGAGGAAGCATGTGCGATGAGAGATATCATTACCCTGGCCTGCGGTGAATGCAAGCAGAGAAATTATACGACGACGAAGAACAAGAGAACCATGAAAAATCGTCTCGAATTAAAGAAGTACTGTCGCTTTTGCCAGGTTCACACAGTACATAAGGAAACAAAGTAGACAGGAGCACTATGCAGGCCAGTAGCTCTAACGGATAGAGCGCCGGACTCCAAATCCGGATGTTGGGGGTTCGAATCCCTCCTGGCCTGCCATTTCAATTTCAGGGCGTACGCATGGAAAAGATTGGAAATGCCTGGAGAGTGTCGGTTCAGTTTGTACGGGAAGCTCGATCGGAATTGAAAAAAGTCACCTGGCCGACGCCGAAGCAGGCCCTCGCTTCGACATCGGTGGTTATTTTCGTTGTTTTGTTTATAAGCCTCTACCTGGGCCTTATCGACACAGTGTTGACGAGGCTGGTGAGGCTCGTACTGGGATAATCCACTATGGCTTTCAAATGGTATGTCATACACACCTACTCGGGATTCGAGAACAGGGTGAAGCAATCTCTTGAGGAACGGATAGCCGCCTCGGGAATGCAGGAGTATTTTGCCGACATCCTCGTTCCCGAAGAGGACGTGGTGGAGCTTGTCCGGGGCGAAAGGAAGACATCGAAGCGCAAGTTTTTCCCCAGCTACATGCTTATCAACATGCAGCTCAATGAGGACACCTGGCACCTTGTGAAGGAAACGCCGAAAGTGACGGGATTCATCGGCAGCAAGGAAAAACCTTCGCCCATTTCGAGTGACGATGTGGAACTCCTGAAGACGAGAATCAGCGAGGGAACGCTGAAACCAAAACCCAGATTCCGGTTCGAAATCGGCGACCATGTGAGAATCATAGACGGCCCCTTCTCAAACTTTGACGGGGTCGTGGACGAGGTGAAGGAAGAAAAGGGCAAGCTGCGGGTTATCGTCAGCATATTCGGGCGATCGACGCCGGTGGAGCTTGATTTTATTCAAGTGGCCCAGAGTTGATGAACTCGGGAAAAATCGAAAAACCTCGATACGATGAAGGACGGCTTCGTAAAAAGCGCCCCGGCCCGTCTCCGGCGGGCCTGCATCATACAACCAACGTGCCGTAAGCGGGCATCGTTGAGTATGTGTAATACGTGATTTTATATATGTGCGCCTCTGTTACCTGGAAGTTCATTGAGGCAGGGCGCGCGCGTACGGTGCGTCGTAGTGACGGGGGTTGCAACCCGGCGGGGCATCCGGACTTGAGCGATGCCGTCGGAGTCAGCAAATGACCGTTACGGTTTAAATCATTGAGATTGTTGAGGGAACGAGGATGGCAAAAAAGATTATCGCGCAGATCAAGCTTCAGATTCAGGCCGGGAAAGCTACTCCCTCGCCACCGATCGGACCCGCCCTGGGCCAGCACGGGGTGAACATAATGGAATTTTGCAAGGCATACAATGCAATGACACAGAACCAGGAGGGAACGGTAATTCCCGTGGTCATTTCCGTGTATGCCGACAAATCCTTCACCTTTATAACGAAAACGCCTCCCGCATCGGTTTTGCTCAAACAGGCCGCCAAGATAGCGAAGGGGGCGGGAGATCCGAAGCGGGAAACGGTTGGAAAAATTTCCAGGAAGCAACTCAAAGAAATTGCCGAACTCAAGTACAAGGATCTGAATGCCGTAGACATGGAAGGCGCTCTGGACATTATCGGTGGGACGGCTCGATCCATGGGTATAGAGATCGGTGACTAAAAAAATCGAGGGTGTATTACAATGGCACACAGGGGCAAATCATATCTGGAACAACGAAAAAAGGTAGAGCCGGGCAGAAGCTATCCCGTCAGGGAGGCCGTTGAAATTGTGGTTTCCACGGGAAGGGCCGCGTTTGACGAAACCGTGGATGTCGCTATCCGCCTTGGCGTCAACCCCAAGCATGCCGATCAGATGGTTCGCGGGAGTGTTGTTCTGCCGAACGGACTTGGAAAATCCATCCGGGTTCTTGTTTTTGCCAAGGGCGATAAAGAACGGGAGGCTGTGGAGGCCGGGGCTGATTATGCCGGTTCCGATGATCTGATTGAAAAAATTCAGGGCGGCTGGCTTGAGTTTGACCGGGTGGTGGCCACTCCCGACATGATGGGGGCGGTAGGAAAGCTTGGAAAAATTCTTGGCCCCCGCGGATTGATGCCGAACCCGAAGGTGGGAACGGTGACCTTTGATGTTAAGCAGGCGGTAACGGAGCTGAAAGCGGGACAGGTGGAGTTCCGCGTTGATAAGGCCGGTATCGTTCACAGTTCCGTTGGAAAAGTATCCTTCGGAACGGAAAAACTCATGGAAAACCTTCTCGCGCTTATTGATTCGACTATAAAGCTGAAGCCCGCGACGAGCAAGGGTACCTATCTCAGAAACATATCTCTCGCTACTACCATGGGTCCGGGCGTCAAGGTCGATACCCTTGATGTGCGAAACAGCTTGCGGTCCGTGTAAAAAACATAAAGCAGAGACGAACGTAAAGTCAAAGACAGCAGGTACAGGGTTGTTTAAACAGGTGTCAGAAGGCCTGCCGAGACGTGTTGCATAGATATAGATAGAGAGTAAGGCATGTTTCTTCCTGTAAAGCGGTCTGACTT
This portion of the Syntrophales bacterium genome encodes:
- the mgtE gene encoding magnesium transporter, whose translation is MPDTILNELKELLEAALAGDDASHDALTEQLEAYLEAGDRESLRDFFASVHPADAAHIFESYSPERACAFLRILDITSQVEIFNYIPARFEARMATTMSRHELAAIIGAMSHDERADLFNRLTPEQRDDILPALAQVEREDIHKLASYPEGTAGAVMTSDYCTLEPDLTAAGALDKLRREAPDKETIYHSYVIDTDRKLLGVVSLRDLVMASPGAPVKDIMISEPIFGRATDNDEDTADIMAKYDLIAMPILNGDDRLVGIVTFDDVQDIIEEEATEDFHRMGSISGIGEKLTETSFMEAGSWLLIQKRFPWLLALVFVNLLSGAGIAYFEDTIRAVVALVFFMPLLIASGGNAGAQSATLMVRALATGDVKTKDWVTLLGREVGIALLLGLGMALAVSFVGVFRSGPEVALVVALTMMAVVLFGSLVGCLLPCLLTRFNIDPATASVPLITSIADVGGIIIYFNIATRLLKMHGIL
- a CDS encoding thioesterase, yielding MPETIFTVNRSIGYSETGPDGRLKVGSAFDFLQDAAADHAVRLGVSAADLMVLNLGWVLRQYHLTVKRHPAHGESIRISTWRHSHRRLYELREYEMEDDSGNRIMHARSSWVLINLQSRKPLRLDRNLHHRENGRAISWAVPSPPHPKRVDREITFPVRRHDLDVNRHANNAVFIQWALDTAPPETADTFFLKEINALFIAEALEGDALTSQAQMTEGGDSLSFLHRIVDIKTGRELSRMQSFWQHRSGF
- the amrB gene encoding AmmeMemoRadiSam system protein B, coding for MDDHIRKALLAGSWYPASSRELQRRIEEYAGSVSMPALSEKDDLLAVITPHAGLSYSGRVAAAAWTFAARAAPDAIILIGISHRQPFRGATVYGGAGYESPLGVLPVDRELAGLLLDRGDVDLISRGFDERNPENSIELQVPFIQILLPGLSFVPVTVGSQDPRVCDAVASAIIASVKRENRKVLVAASSDFSHFHRYDGAVKMDLATLDFIKKMDAPGLHDAIERGASEACGYGPIRIAMTVAEAWGCNSVQVLQYENSGDVTGDRSGVVGYAAVALMKSAEQELKNRELSEDEENELINIARESIGHALAGRKFSANQAMGERLREPRGAFVTLKQRGTLRGCIGYIHPVKPLCKTVADAARAAAFDDPRFASLTPEEFENMDIEISVLEPLRKISTIDEIEPGRHGLYITRGSRSGLLLPQVARDHRWDTITFLEETCIKAGLPPDSWRDSDTEIYLFCARVIGKGR
- the rpmG gene encoding 50S ribosomal protein L33, which codes for MRDIITLACGECKQRNYTTTKNKRTMKNRLELKKYCRFCQVHTVHKETK
- the secE gene encoding preprotein translocase subunit SecE, which translates into the protein MEKIGNAWRVSVQFVREARSELKKVTWPTPKQALASTSVVIFVVLFISLYLGLIDTVLTRLVRLVLG
- the nusG gene encoding transcription termination/antitermination protein NusG, which produces MAFKWYVIHTYSGFENRVKQSLEERIAASGMQEYFADILVPEEDVVELVRGERKTSKRKFFPSYMLINMQLNEDTWHLVKETPKVTGFIGSKEKPSPISSDDVELLKTRISEGTLKPKPRFRFEIGDHVRIIDGPFSNFDGVVDEVKEEKGKLRVIVSIFGRSTPVELDFIQVAQS
- the rplK gene encoding 50S ribosomal protein L11 — encoded protein: MAKKIIAQIKLQIQAGKATPSPPIGPALGQHGVNIMEFCKAYNAMTQNQEGTVIPVVISVYADKSFTFITKTPPASVLLKQAAKIAKGAGDPKRETVGKISRKQLKEIAELKYKDLNAVDMEGALDIIGGTARSMGIEIGD
- the rplA gene encoding 50S ribosomal protein L1, translating into MAHRGKSYLEQRKKVEPGRSYPVREAVEIVVSTGRAAFDETVDVAIRLGVNPKHADQMVRGSVVLPNGLGKSIRVLVFAKGDKEREAVEAGADYAGSDDLIEKIQGGWLEFDRVVATPDMMGAVGKLGKILGPRGLMPNPKVGTVTFDVKQAVTELKAGQVEFRVDKAGIVHSSVGKVSFGTEKLMENLLALIDSTIKLKPATSKGTYLRNISLATTMGPGVKVDTLDVRNSLRSV